One genomic region from SAR92 clade bacterium H455 encodes:
- a CDS encoding bifunctional prephenate dehydrogenase/3-phosphoshikimate 1-carboxyvinyltransferase, giving the protein MLQTSQTAQPVVNRLVVIGLGLIGSSLALAARNAGLATQVVGISRRSSTLDLALEMGVIDRPEQSLAAIAPELGAGDIVVIGVPTLTVPAMLKECSELLSDQVTITDVASVKGSVMAAAEEIYGRLPAQLVPGHPIAGSEKSGVTAAKADLFKDHRVILTPHADSGESHVQLVEKLWQSVGAMVSCMDIREHDEVLAATSHLPHFLAYSLVDTLASMRDNREIFRYAAGGFRDFTRIAASDPVMWRDIALANRQAILSVLDQIMDNFSEMRSAIDTGDETYLMDVFTRARDARNHFGKSIDPKALQQTMSDKIINYKVTPGGVAQGDIRVPGDKSMSHRSIMLGSIAEGMTEVTGFLEGEDSLATLQAFRDMGVVIEGPEQGRVVIHGVGLHGLKAPTKPLYLGNSGTSMRLLSGLLAGQSFDVELTGDQSLTGRPMARVADPLAEMGAVIETAPGGRPPMRIKGGNKLNAISYVLPMASAQVKSCVLLAGLYAQGETSTVEPAPTRDHSERMLRGFGYSVFSDGSKASLSGGGSLTATRIDVPADISSAAFFMVAAAITPGSDITLRHVGVNPTRIGVINILRQMGTSIELSNEKEVGGEPVADIRIRYAELNGIVIPEDQVPLAIDEFPVLFIAAACAKGETVLTGAEELRVKESDRIQSMADGLVTLGIDAQSTADGIRIQGGQLGSGTVHSHDDHRIAMAFAIAGLRSAGEIEIIECNNIATSFPGFVDLATAIGLTISVETQES; this is encoded by the coding sequence ATGTTGCAAACTTCTCAAACAGCGCAGCCGGTGGTTAATCGCCTGGTTGTAATCGGACTGGGGCTTATTGGCTCCAGTCTTGCATTGGCCGCTCGTAATGCCGGTCTCGCTACACAGGTAGTGGGTATCTCGCGGCGCTCCTCAACCCTGGATCTAGCCCTTGAAATGGGTGTGATCGATCGACCAGAACAGAGTTTGGCTGCCATTGCGCCTGAACTGGGTGCCGGGGATATTGTGGTTATTGGTGTTCCGACCCTTACAGTTCCCGCGATGCTTAAAGAGTGCTCCGAGCTACTTTCAGATCAGGTCACCATCACCGATGTAGCCAGTGTCAAAGGCAGTGTGATGGCCGCCGCCGAAGAGATTTATGGCCGCCTGCCGGCACAGTTAGTTCCCGGACATCCCATCGCCGGTTCGGAAAAAAGCGGTGTCACCGCAGCTAAAGCCGACCTGTTTAAAGATCACAGAGTTATCTTAACTCCCCATGCCGATAGTGGTGAAAGCCATGTGCAGCTTGTGGAAAAACTCTGGCAATCCGTTGGTGCTATGGTCTCCTGTATGGATATTCGAGAGCATGACGAAGTCCTAGCCGCCACCAGCCATCTGCCGCATTTTTTAGCTTATTCATTAGTGGATACACTGGCGAGTATGCGCGACAATCGTGAAATATTTCGCTATGCGGCAGGAGGCTTTCGCGACTTTACCCGCATTGCCGCCAGCGATCCGGTCATGTGGCGAGATATAGCACTGGCTAATCGCCAAGCAATCCTCAGCGTGCTCGATCAGATCATGGATAACTTTAGTGAGATGCGCAGCGCCATAGATACAGGCGACGAAACCTATCTGATGGATGTGTTTACGCGAGCTCGCGATGCACGCAACCATTTTGGAAAATCAATCGACCCAAAGGCATTACAGCAAACTATGTCAGACAAAATAATAAATTATAAAGTAACACCCGGTGGCGTTGCCCAGGGTGATATTCGTGTGCCCGGTGACAAATCAATGTCTCACCGATCCATTATGCTCGGCTCGATTGCCGAGGGCATGACTGAAGTAACCGGTTTTCTCGAAGGCGAAGACAGCCTGGCAACATTACAGGCGTTTCGCGACATGGGTGTCGTTATTGAAGGCCCAGAGCAGGGCCGCGTAGTGATTCACGGTGTCGGTCTTCACGGGTTAAAAGCACCGACTAAACCACTCTATTTAGGCAATTCCGGCACCTCTATGCGTCTGCTGAGCGGGCTTTTGGCTGGGCAAAGCTTTGATGTAGAGCTCACCGGTGACCAATCCCTAACGGGCCGACCTATGGCCCGTGTAGCAGATCCCCTAGCCGAAATGGGAGCAGTGATTGAAACTGCACCAGGCGGCAGACCTCCTATGCGTATAAAAGGTGGCAACAAACTCAATGCCATAAGCTATGTGCTGCCGATGGCCAGCGCCCAGGTTAAATCCTGCGTCCTGTTAGCCGGGCTCTACGCGCAAGGTGAGACCTCAACTGTTGAGCCTGCACCGACCCGCGACCACAGCGAACGTATGTTGCGCGGCTTCGGTTACTCGGTTTTCAGCGACGGCAGCAAGGCTTCTCTGTCTGGTGGGGGTTCATTGACTGCGACGCGCATTGATGTGCCCGCCGATATTTCCTCCGCAGCCTTCTTTATGGTGGCAGCGGCGATTACCCCAGGCTCAGATATTACACTGCGCCATGTGGGGGTTAATCCCACCCGTATTGGCGTGATCAATATTCTGCGTCAGATGGGCACCAGCATTGAACTGTCCAACGAAAAAGAAGTGGGCGGCGAACCAGTAGCCGATATCAGAATCCGTTATGCCGAGTTAAACGGTATTGTGATTCCAGAAGATCAGGTACCACTGGCGATTGATGAATTCCCGGTACTGTTTATTGCTGCCGCCTGCGCCAAGGGCGAGACAGTACTGACCGGCGCCGAAGAGCTGCGGGTCAAAGAGAGCGACCGTATTCAAAGCATGGCCGATGGCCTTGTGACTCTAGGCATTGATGCCCAGTCCACAGCCGATGGTATTCGCATTCAGGGTGGCCAGCTTGGCAGTGGCACAGTCCACAGCCACGACGATCACCGCATTGCCATGGCTTTCGCCATCGCTGGCTTACGCTCCGCAGGCGAGATTGAAATTATCGAGTGCAATAATATTGCAACCTCTTTTCCCGGCTTTGTTGATCTAGCCACAGCTATTGGCTTGACCATTAGCGTTGAGACCCAGGAGTCTTAA
- the pheA gene encoding prephenate dehydratase translates to MTEKNPLLELRNKIDGLDQEIMANISARARCAQDVAKIKKEQGDETYYRPEREAQVLRSVMEKNNGPLGDEDMARLFRQIMSACLALEQPIKVAFLGPEGTFTQEATLKHFGDSAVTVPKAAIDEVFRDVLAESCNYGVVPIENSTEGVVSHTLDSFIDSSVKICGEVELRIHQHFMIGPNTNKDTVTRVYSHAQSLAQCRKWLDSNYPNIERVAVSSNAEAARRVQGEWSSAAIAGDMSCELYGLEKLWEKIEDLPDNSTRFLIIGREMVPPSGDDKTSIVVSVQNKPGALHNLLEPFRRHGVDMTRLESRPSRNSKWSYIFFIDFAAHVDDPAAAAVLAELAEDVAELKVLGSYPRAVL, encoded by the coding sequence ATGACTGAAAAGAATCCACTGCTCGAACTGCGCAACAAGATAGATGGCCTTGATCAAGAGATCATGGCCAATATCAGCGCCCGTGCGCGCTGTGCCCAGGATGTTGCCAAGATCAAAAAAGAGCAGGGTGACGAGACCTATTACCGACCCGAGCGTGAAGCTCAGGTATTGCGATCGGTGATGGAAAAAAACAACGGTCCTCTGGGCGACGAAGATATGGCGCGTCTGTTTCGCCAAATCATGTCCGCCTGCCTGGCCCTTGAGCAGCCAATTAAAGTGGCCTTTTTGGGACCCGAAGGCACCTTTACTCAGGAGGCCACACTCAAGCACTTTGGCGACTCAGCAGTAACTGTTCCCAAAGCCGCGATTGATGAAGTGTTCCGCGATGTCTTGGCCGAGTCCTGCAACTATGGTGTTGTGCCCATCGAAAATTCTACCGAGGGCGTGGTCAGCCACACCTTGGATAGCTTTATTGATTCCTCAGTCAAAATCTGTGGCGAAGTTGAGCTGCGTATTCACCAGCACTTTATGATTGGTCCTAATACCAATAAAGATACAGTGACTCGCGTCTACTCTCATGCCCAGTCACTGGCTCAGTGCCGCAAGTGGTTGGATTCCAATTACCCCAATATTGAGCGTGTTGCTGTGAGCAGCAACGCTGAAGCCGCGCGACGAGTGCAGGGTGAGTGGAGCTCAGCAGCTATTGCTGGCGATATGTCCTGCGAGCTCTACGGTCTGGAAAAGCTCTGGGAAAAAATTGAAGATCTGCCGGATAACTCAACGCGCTTTTTGATTATTGGCCGCGAGATGGTACCACCCAGCGGTGACGACAAAACCTCCATCGTAGTCTCGGTGCAGAACAAGCCTGGCGCATTGCATAATCTACTCGAGCCATTCCGTCGTCACGGTGTCGATATGACTCGACTGGAATCGCGACCTTCGCGGAACAGTAAATGGTCTTATATCTTCTTTATCGACTTTGCTGCCCATGTGGATGATCCAGCAGCCGCAGCCGTATTGGCTGAGTTGGCCGAAGATGTGGCGGAACTGAAGGTTCTCGGTTCCTATCCGCGGGCGGTTCTATAA
- the gyrA gene encoding DNA gyrase subunit A: MGDLAQEIVPVNIEDELKQSYLAYAMSVIVGRALPDVRDGLKPVHRRALFAMSELGNDWNKAYKKSARVVGDVIGKYHPHGDSAVYETIVRMAQPFSLRYMLVDGQGNFGSVDGDSAAAMRYTEIRMTKIAHALLEDLEKETVDFVPNYDETEQIPHVLPTRIPNLLVNGSSGIAVGMATNIPPHNLTEVVKGCLAMIENPDITVDELMEYIPGPDFPTAAIINGRAGIIQAYRTGRGRIYVRAKANIEVHEKTKRETIIITEIPYQLNKARLIERIAELVKEKKLEGISELRDESDKDGLRVVIEIKRTDVGEVVLNNLFAQTQLQSVFGINVVALVDGQPKILNLQQLIHHFLRHRREVVTRRTIYLLKKARERAHTLEGFAIALGNIDEIITLIKQSPTATEAREALVARGWSPGSVVQMLERAGSQATRPEWLEDQYGLRDGKYYLSPEQAKDILELRLHRLTGMEHDKIIAEFAVKLEEITEYQDILGDLTRLMTVIREELEAVIEEFGDERRTGIIESLHDLTIEDLITEEDRVVTISNGGYAKTQPLSDYQAQRRGGMGKSATAVKDEDFVEHLLVASTHATILCFTNLGKVYWLKVYQIPVAGRNSRGRPVVNLLPLDEGERISSILPVEEYSADKFVIMATANGTVKKTSLEQYSRPRSVGLRAVDLVEGDHLVGTAIIDDDSDVMLLSSEGKAVRFASTDARSMGRVSKGVRGMRLPEGHEVISMVIPEEHGFLLTVCENGYGKRTKVGEFPTKGRGGKGMIAIQASERNGPLVGATQLFSGDEIMLISDQGTMVRTRGDEVSVVGRNTQGVRIIRLKDTENLVRLARIAEPEEEEFVIEESALDNNSVLNDNAGDDTSDDSSADE; the protein is encoded by the coding sequence ATGGGTGATTTAGCACAAGAAATTGTTCCGGTAAATATCGAAGACGAACTCAAGCAATCCTACTTGGCCTACGCCATGAGCGTGATTGTTGGCCGGGCACTGCCAGATGTTAGAGATGGCCTCAAGCCTGTGCATCGACGCGCACTCTTCGCCATGAGCGAGCTGGGCAACGACTGGAATAAGGCCTATAAGAAGTCAGCCCGTGTCGTCGGCGACGTGATTGGTAAGTATCACCCCCACGGTGACTCTGCTGTCTACGAGACTATCGTCCGTATGGCTCAGCCATTCTCGCTGCGCTACATGCTGGTGGACGGTCAGGGTAACTTTGGTTCGGTCGATGGTGACTCTGCTGCTGCCATGCGTTACACCGAAATCCGTATGACCAAGATCGCCCATGCGCTGCTCGAAGACCTCGAGAAAGAGACCGTCGATTTCGTCCCCAACTATGATGAAACCGAACAAATTCCCCATGTTTTGCCGACTCGCATACCTAACCTGCTCGTTAATGGTTCCTCTGGTATTGCTGTGGGCATGGCGACCAATATTCCGCCTCACAACCTGACTGAAGTGGTCAAAGGTTGTCTGGCAATGATTGAAAATCCGGATATTACCGTCGATGAATTGATGGAATATATCCCTGGGCCCGATTTCCCCACTGCTGCAATTATCAACGGCAGAGCGGGAATTATTCAAGCCTATCGCACTGGTCGCGGACGCATCTATGTGCGTGCTAAAGCCAATATCGAGGTCCATGAAAAGACCAAGCGCGAAACCATTATCATCACCGAAATTCCCTACCAGCTGAACAAGGCGCGCCTGATTGAGCGCATCGCCGAGCTGGTTAAAGAGAAGAAGCTTGAAGGTATCTCCGAGCTCCGTGATGAGTCGGATAAAGATGGTCTGCGCGTAGTTATCGAAATTAAGCGCACCGATGTCGGTGAAGTTGTACTCAACAACCTGTTTGCCCAGACTCAGCTGCAAAGCGTGTTTGGTATTAACGTTGTGGCATTGGTCGATGGTCAGCCAAAGATTCTCAACCTGCAGCAACTTATTCACCACTTTCTTCGTCATCGCCGGGAAGTGGTTACGCGTCGCACCATCTATCTGTTGAAGAAGGCCCGGGAACGCGCTCACACATTGGAAGGCTTTGCGATTGCCCTGGGTAATATCGATGAAATTATTACACTGATCAAGCAGTCGCCCACGGCGACCGAAGCCCGTGAAGCGCTAGTCGCCCGCGGTTGGAGTCCTGGTTCAGTGGTTCAGATGCTCGAACGTGCCGGTAGTCAAGCTACACGTCCGGAGTGGCTGGAAGATCAGTACGGTCTGCGCGATGGCAAATATTACCTGTCTCCAGAGCAGGCCAAAGATATTCTTGAGTTACGTCTGCACCGTTTAACCGGTATGGAACACGATAAAATCATTGCGGAATTTGCCGTCAAGCTGGAAGAGATTACTGAATACCAAGATATTCTCGGTGACCTGACTCGCCTGATGACGGTTATTCGTGAAGAGCTCGAAGCAGTGATTGAAGAGTTTGGTGATGAGCGTCGCACAGGGATCATTGAATCTCTCCACGATCTCACTATTGAAGACCTGATTACTGAAGAAGACCGTGTTGTTACCATTTCCAACGGCGGCTATGCCAAAACTCAGCCGTTAAGCGATTATCAAGCGCAGCGTCGCGGCGGTATGGGCAAGTCAGCAACAGCGGTTAAAGATGAAGATTTTGTTGAGCACCTATTGGTGGCCAGCACTCACGCGACTATTCTGTGCTTCACCAACCTGGGCAAGGTTTACTGGCTCAAGGTGTACCAGATTCCCGTTGCCGGCCGCAATTCTCGCGGACGTCCAGTGGTTAACCTGTTGCCTCTGGATGAAGGTGAGCGCATCAGCTCGATCCTGCCAGTTGAGGAATACAGCGCCGATAAGTTTGTCATTATGGCCACCGCCAACGGTACCGTGAAGAAGACCTCATTGGAGCAGTACTCGCGCCCACGCAGTGTTGGTTTGCGCGCAGTAGATCTGGTCGAAGGCGACCATTTGGTCGGCACCGCGATTATTGATGACGACAGCGATGTCATGTTGCTCAGTTCTGAAGGTAAGGCTGTACGCTTTGCCAGTACTGATGCCCGCTCTATGGGTCGAGTATCCAAAGGTGTGCGCGGCATGCGTCTACCGGAAGGCCATGAAGTTATCTCTATGGTCATACCCGAAGAACACGGCTTCCTGTTGACCGTTTGTGAGAATGGTTATGGCAAGCGCACCAAGGTTGGCGAGTTCCCCACAAAGGGCCGCGGCGGCAAAGGGATGATTGCGATTCAGGCCAGCGAGCGCAACGGACCATTGGTTGGTGCTACGCAACTCTTTTCAGGCGACGAAATTATGCTGATCTCAGATCAGGGCACCATGGTCCGAACTCGCGGTGACGAGGTTTCGGTTGTGGGTCGTAACACTCAGGGCGTGCGCATTATTCGCTTGAAGGACACTGAAAATCTGGTCAGGTTGGCACGTATTGCTGAGCCGGAGGAAGAGGAATTTGTGATTGAAGAAAGTGCTCTCGATAACAATTCCGTTCTTAATGACAATGCTGGTGACGATACGTCTGACGACAGCTCCGCTGACGAGTAA
- a CDS encoding TRZ/ATZ family hydrolase — protein sequence MQPIKIDLLINSRWIIPVVPENRVFENCALAIDQQKIVGIYPQAEAQTKFDALSVVDLADHILMPGLVNAHGHAAMSLLRGYADDLPLQPWLEEHIWPVEARVLSAEFVADGTNLAMAEMIKTGTTCFADMYFFADTVAEQVQRSGMRSQIGFTVFDFPTAGGKDPDDYIHKGLQLRDTYKGDGLIKIACAPHAPYTVGNETMRRVATYANELDMAVHIHCHETAQEVADSLKLYGCRPLQRLDDLGVLLPQTQLVHMTQIDDEDIRLIQDNNCHVVHCPESNLKLASGFCPVAKLISTGINVAIGTDGAASNNDLDLFGELKTAALLAKAVAEDAAVLDAHAALRMATINGAKALGWDDQIGSLETGKSADMIAVEISSLSQKPLYNPASQLVYSNAGSQVTHSWVAGKALLRERSLVTLDEENLIRRADAWRNQISPL from the coding sequence ATGCAGCCCATAAAAATCGATTTGCTTATCAATAGCCGCTGGATTATTCCGGTGGTTCCAGAGAACCGGGTGTTTGAAAACTGTGCCCTGGCCATAGATCAACAAAAGATCGTCGGTATCTACCCCCAAGCCGAGGCCCAGACTAAATTTGACGCCCTGTCTGTAGTAGATTTAGCTGACCATATCCTCATGCCTGGATTAGTCAATGCCCATGGTCACGCGGCTATGAGCCTGCTCCGTGGCTATGCCGATGACCTGCCGCTGCAGCCCTGGTTGGAAGAACATATCTGGCCAGTGGAGGCCCGCGTACTGAGCGCTGAGTTTGTTGCCGACGGCACCAATCTGGCCATGGCGGAGATGATCAAGACAGGCACCACCTGCTTTGCCGACATGTACTTTTTTGCCGACACCGTGGCCGAGCAGGTTCAACGCAGTGGTATGCGCAGTCAAATTGGCTTTACCGTGTTCGACTTCCCCACCGCCGGGGGTAAAGATCCAGACGACTATATTCACAAGGGCCTGCAACTGCGCGATACCTATAAGGGCGATGGCCTGATTAAGATTGCCTGTGCACCTCACGCACCCTACACAGTGGGTAATGAGACCATGCGCCGCGTAGCAACCTATGCCAATGAGTTGGATATGGCGGTGCACATTCACTGTCATGAAACCGCTCAGGAAGTTGCCGATTCGCTTAAGCTCTATGGTTGCCGACCGCTACAGCGCCTAGACGACCTAGGTGTGTTATTGCCCCAGACTCAGTTGGTGCATATGACCCAGATCGATGACGAAGATATTCGTTTAATTCAGGACAATAACTGCCATGTGGTGCACTGCCCGGAATCCAACTTGAAACTCGCCAGCGGCTTCTGCCCCGTGGCTAAGCTGATCAGTACTGGCATCAATGTGGCCATAGGCACAGACGGTGCGGCAAGCAACAATGATCTCGACCTATTCGGTGAATTAAAGACTGCGGCGTTGCTGGCCAAGGCCGTAGCTGAAGATGCTGCAGTGCTGGATGCCCACGCCGCACTCCGCATGGCGACCATTAACGGCGCCAAGGCGCTGGGTTGGGATGATCAGATTGGCAGCCTCGAGACGGGCAAGAGCGCCGACATGATTGCTGTGGAAATCAGCTCTCTGAGTCAAAAACCGCTGTATAATCCCGCATCTCAATTGGTCTATAGCAATGCCGGCAGCCAGGTGACTCACAGCTGGGTGGCAGGCAAGGCACTGCTTAGAGAGCGCAGCTTGGTGACTCTCGATGAAGAAAATCTGATCCGCCGCGCCGATGCCTGGCGTAACCAGATCAGCCCTCTTTAA
- the ubiG gene encoding bifunctional 2-polyprenyl-6-hydroxyphenol methylase/3-demethylubiquinol 3-O-methyltransferase UbiG, with product MPTNNSDNSASMNVDPSEVAKFEVLASRWWDHNSEFKPLHDINPLRANWIDKLAPVAEQKVLDVGCGGGILCEAMAQRGAHVTGIDMGEAPLAVGELHKLESGVEVDYQKSTAEDFAQSHGEEFDVVTCLEMLEHVPDPSSVVRACAAMTKPGGTLFFSTINRNPKAYLLAIIGVEYVLRMLPKGTHEYGKFIRPAELGQWIREAGLELDQMTGLTYNPITKTYRLTETDVDVNYMICARKPA from the coding sequence ATGCCAACAAACAACAGTGACAACAGCGCATCAATGAATGTGGACCCCAGCGAAGTAGCTAAGTTTGAAGTGCTGGCGAGCCGCTGGTGGGATCACAACAGCGAGTTCAAGCCACTCCACGACATCAATCCCCTGCGCGCCAACTGGATTGACAAGCTGGCGCCGGTGGCTGAGCAAAAGGTCTTAGACGTTGGCTGCGGTGGCGGCATTCTCTGCGAAGCCATGGCCCAGCGCGGCGCCCATGTCACCGGCATTGATATGGGTGAAGCACCACTGGCGGTGGGAGAGCTACACAAACTCGAGTCTGGCGTCGAAGTGGACTATCAAAAGTCCACAGCAGAAGATTTTGCCCAGAGCCACGGCGAAGAGTTCGATGTGGTGACCTGTTTGGAAATGCTTGAGCATGTGCCGGATCCCAGTTCGGTAGTGCGCGCCTGTGCCGCCATGACCAAGCCCGGTGGCACATTGTTTTTCTCGACAATCAACCGCAATCCCAAGGCTTACTTACTGGCGATTATTGGCGTCGAATATGTTCTGCGCATGCTACCCAAAGGCACCCATGAGTACGGCAAGTTTATTCGTCCGGCGGAGCTGGGCCAGTGGATTCGTGAAGCCGGTTTAGAGCTGGACCAGATGACTGGACTCACTTATAACCCCATCACAAAAACCTATCGCCTCACTGAAACCGATGTCGATGTTAATTACATGATTTGCGCGCGCAAGCCCGCATAA
- a CDS encoding HAD-IA family hydrolase, which translates to MLDFKALLFDLDGTLLDTAPDFVTALNTQLERHGRVALPDSAIRTSVTNGSIGLIKSGFNIEPDHAQFESLREEFLELYFANLADKTALYEGLQEVLDECSARDIPWGIVTNKPWRYTEAALVQLGLMEGAATVICPDHVTLPKPHPEAILLACKEIARAPEDCLYVGDHVRDIDAGRAAGTRNIAAAWGYIEAGQVIADWQADWIVQQSQELHSLLFAS; encoded by the coding sequence ATGCTCGATTTCAAGGCCCTGCTATTCGATTTGGATGGCACATTATTAGATACAGCGCCCGACTTTGTCACTGCACTGAATACTCAGCTGGAGAGACATGGCCGAGTGGCGCTACCTGACTCTGCGATCCGCACCAGTGTGACTAATGGCTCCATAGGCTTAATTAAAAGCGGCTTTAACATAGAGCCAGATCATGCTCAGTTTGAGTCGTTGCGAGAAGAATTTCTCGAGCTGTATTTTGCTAATCTGGCGGATAAAACCGCGCTCTATGAGGGGCTGCAAGAAGTCCTCGATGAGTGCAGTGCCCGCGATATCCCCTGGGGTATTGTCACCAATAAGCCTTGGCGCTATACCGAAGCGGCGCTGGTTCAGCTGGGTTTAATGGAGGGAGCAGCAACCGTTATTTGCCCCGACCATGTGACTCTGCCCAAGCCTCACCCAGAAGCTATTTTGCTAGCCTGTAAAGAAATTGCCAGGGCACCAGAAGACTGCCTCTATGTCGGCGACCATGTGCGAGATATAGACGCTGGTCGCGCTGCGGGCACGCGTAATATAGCCGCCGCCTGGGGCTATATTGAAGCGGGTCAAGTTATTGCCGACTGGCAGGCAGATTGGATTGTTCAGCAGTCCCAAGAGCTGCACTCACTGCTATTCGCCAGCTAA
- a CDS encoding YciK family oxidoreductase: protein MLSNVEIAAYQAPETLLADRVIMITGAGDGIGKTAALHCAKHGAIVILAGRTVAKLEQVYDSIVASGGAEPVIYPIDLEGASSDDYNILSNQLDQQFGRLDGLLHNAGILGQRTPLSNYRTDVWDKVMQVNVTAAFQMTQALMPVLEKSPSASVVFTTSSVGRVGRPFWGAYAVSKFAVEGMVQVWASELEGLGSVRINAINPGATGTSMRMQAFPAENPGSVTSPEQIMPTYLYLLGADSAAVNGQSIDAQPHR from the coding sequence ATGTTGTCCAATGTCGAAATCGCCGCCTATCAAGCCCCTGAGACGCTACTCGCAGATCGCGTAATTATGATTACAGGTGCAGGCGATGGCATTGGCAAGACTGCGGCGCTGCACTGCGCAAAGCACGGTGCCATAGTCATCCTGGCGGGCCGCACAGTGGCCAAGCTGGAACAGGTCTACGACAGTATCGTTGCCAGCGGCGGTGCTGAGCCGGTGATCTACCCAATAGATCTCGAAGGCGCCAGCAGCGATGATTACAATATTCTCAGCAACCAACTGGACCAGCAGTTTGGTCGTCTCGATGGACTACTGCACAATGCCGGCATTCTTGGCCAGCGCACCCCCCTGAGCAACTATCGCACGGATGTTTGGGACAAGGTTATGCAGGTCAATGTCACCGCCGCATTTCAAATGACGCAGGCATTGATGCCTGTACTGGAAAAATCCCCTAGTGCCTCGGTGGTTTTCACCACATCCAGTGTGGGACGTGTTGGCCGTCCATTCTGGGGCGCTTATGCAGTATCGAAGTTCGCCGTAGAAGGCATGGTTCAGGTCTGGGCATCGGAGCTAGAGGGTTTAGGTTCGGTACGGATCAATGCGATCAATCCTGGCGCCACTGGCACCAGTATGCGGATGCAGGCTTTCCCGGCGGAAAACCCCGGCTCGGTGACAAGCCCAGAGCAGATTATGCCAACCTATCTGTATTTGCTCGGCGCCGACAGTGCGGCAGTGAATGGCCAGTCTATCGATGCGCAACCGCACCGATAA
- a CDS encoding pseudouridine synthase, translating into MSEKLQKVLATAGLGSRRELEKWISAGRVSVNGSTAKLGDRAAPDDRILVDGRLIKIVTDDSPRVLMYSKPEGEVCTTSDPDGRPTVFDRLPRLARGRWIAIGRLDINTSGLLLFTNHGELANRLMHPSYEVQREYMARIHGEVDEAMIKRLTEGVVLEDGVASFKSVKAQHARSSDDVGGRNRWFKVILAEGRTREVRRLWESQDVEVNRLKRISYGPIELPSIVRRSDFLELDPKQVVSLFKAVALHPPRFSEKHVLKDMRERKERKLRARGNTWR; encoded by the coding sequence ATGAGTGAAAAATTACAGAAAGTATTGGCTACTGCAGGATTGGGTTCGCGCCGCGAACTTGAGAAGTGGATCTCCGCAGGCCGAGTTTCAGTCAATGGTTCAACAGCCAAGTTGGGTGATCGCGCTGCCCCTGATGACCGCATATTGGTCGACGGACGATTGATTAAAATTGTTACTGACGACAGCCCGCGAGTACTGATGTACAGCAAACCGGAAGGGGAGGTCTGCACCACCTCAGATCCCGATGGTCGCCCCACCGTATTTGATCGTCTGCCGCGTCTAGCTCGCGGTCGCTGGATTGCTATTGGCCGTCTCGATATCAACACCAGTGGTCTGCTCCTGTTTACCAACCACGGTGAGCTGGCCAACCGCCTTATGCACCCCTCCTATGAAGTGCAGCGCGAGTATATGGCGCGTATTCACGGTGAAGTAGACGAAGCCATGATCAAGCGTTTGACCGAAGGCGTTGTGCTCGAAGATGGTGTTGCCAGCTTTAAGAGTGTTAAAGCCCAGCATGCTCGCAGTTCGGATGATGTGGGTGGACGCAACCGCTGGTTTAAAGTGATTCTGGCTGAAGGCCGTACCCGCGAAGTACGTCGTCTTTGGGAATCTCAGGACGTGGAAGTTAACCGCCTCAAGCGTATTAGTTATGGTCCCATTGAACTGCCATCGATTGTGCGCCGTTCAGACTTTCTCGAGCTGGACCCTAAACAGGTGGTGTCTCTATTTAAAGCGGTTGCCCTGCACCCGCCGAGATTCAGCGAAAAACATGTATTAAAAGATATGCGTGAGCGCAAAGAGAGAAAGTTGCGTGCTCGCGGTAATACCTGGAGATAA